One window from the genome of Spirochaetota bacterium encodes:
- a CDS encoding N-acetylmuramoyl-L-alanine amidase: MILSFFQRAVHYRMAKVDCLKKIIVFLVVIIITIFSFQISTPRLEFPLYRVVLDPGHGGKATIPKDKYGDRFDVLSMKYLDVYREGASYKDYHEHIYTYEIAKRVEALLQLLSPNGDFEKFYTILQKYTDKPVKRVYIQVFMSRGPSLNSHLIHKEPNAPYRLFDFIGNDGTLKEGRISYINSLKPHLVVSIHFALNSSPYFRGMNAVIAAPYSILYKGLQYLQGAIADRSFFYHSKYADWFTENERKSEFFWYCNDVVMYFTGYRIKNDYSIDTEGFRGYRYNMVQWAFNDPPGWAHIAKQHPPNTPYANDIQQFIPQNAFFAREQSKYEQYRRDSGFEGYGGDNLYASNEIIRFVLYNLYSKGLRHKDQRLAPPYISIWSVPLHINAINAFIEFGYLARPYTRNIINNHLDNVAEGIAVGIYSLFAGVEVTKKYPYTPYGKKIDLEKYTIDKNNDYFTVVR; this comes from the coding sequence ATGATACTATCTTTTTTTCAGAGAGCGGTGCACTATAGAATGGCAAAAGTTGATTGCTTAAAAAAAATAATAGTATTTCTTGTGGTAATTATTATTACTATCTTTTCATTCCAGATTTCCACACCCAGATTAGAATTTCCACTATACCGCGTAGTGCTTGATCCTGGCCATGGCGGCAAAGCAACCATACCAAAAGATAAGTATGGGGACAGGTTTGATGTGCTTTCAATGAAATATCTGGATGTTTATCGTGAGGGGGCGTCGTATAAGGACTATCATGAGCATATCTATACGTATGAAATAGCTAAACGAGTTGAGGCACTTTTACAGTTACTATCGCCCAATGGGGATTTTGAAAAATTTTATACAATACTGCAAAAATATACTGATAAGCCTGTGAAAAGGGTATACATACAGGTATTCATGAGCAGGGGCCCATCATTAAATTCACATTTAATTCATAAAGAACCTAATGCGCCATACCGGCTGTTTGATTTTATTGGCAATGACGGTACGCTTAAAGAAGGCAGGATAAGCTATATTAATAGCCTTAAGCCACATCTGGTGGTTTCAATACATTTTGCTTTGAATTCCTCACCGTACTTTCGTGGTATGAATGCAGTCATTGCAGCACCATACAGTATTTTATATAAGGGGTTGCAGTACCTCCAGGGTGCAATTGCTGACAGGTCCTTTTTTTATCACAGTAAATATGCTGACTGGTTTACTGAGAATGAACGTAAATCAGAATTTTTTTGGTATTGCAATGATGTTGTTATGTATTTTACAGGCTACCGGATAAAAAATGATTATAGCATTGATACTGAAGGCTTCAGAGGCTACAGGTATAATATGGTACAGTGGGCTTTTAATGATCCACCTGGCTGGGCACATATTGCAAAACAACATCCACCTAACACGCCGTATGCAAACGATATACAACAATTTATTCCTCAGAATGCCTTCTTTGCTCGAGAGCAAAGCAAATATGAACAGTATCGCCGTGATTCAGGATTTGAAGGATATGGTGGTGACAATCTCTATGCTTCAAATGAGATCATACGATTTGTGCTGTACAATCTTTATTCAAAGGGGTTGCGACATAAAGACCAGCGGCTTGCGCCACCGTATATATCAATATGGTCAGTACCGCTACATATCAATGCAATTAATGCATTTATTGAGTTTGGGTATTTGGCGCGACCATATACACGAAATATTATCAATAATCATTTAGATAATGTTGCTGAGGGCATTGCTGTTGGGATATATTCACTTTTTGCCGGTGTAGAAGTTACAAAAAAGTATCCCTATACACCGTATGGAAAAAAGATTGACCTTGAAAAATATACCATTGATAAAAATAATGACTATTTTACAGTAGTGCGATAG
- a CDS encoding glycerate kinase encodes MNPREDIKAIYSKAIEAVDPYGAVRSSLMREGNTLRLKDGSEFDLSAFKHIYVVGAGKATAPMAKAVEDILGDSITQGVIVVKYGYREKLSHIALREAAHPVPDENGLKASQEIIDLLGKAGENDLVISCISGGGSALLPYPVKPITLAEKQDLTQRLLKSGATIKELNIVRKHLSRTKGGNLALAAYPATVINLMMSDVVGDDMDIIASGPFVPDESTYAEALSILQRYKLEKVVAPSIIHHIEKGVNGEVPETPKDKHIFEKVHNSIIASNIIACMAAYKKACDLGYNSLILSSMIEGDTCQVAGLHSAIAHEIIKTGNPLKKPACIISGGETTVVVKGSGLGGRNMEFAIQIARLIEDTSIIAASVGTDGTDGPTDAAGALADGTTVKKAQHLGLNIDDYINNSDSYHFFEKLGDLIKTGPTNTNVMDVRIIIVV; translated from the coding sequence ATGAATCCCCGTGAAGACATAAAGGCCATTTATTCAAAGGCTATTGAGGCAGTTGATCCCTATGGGGCTGTACGATCGTCATTGATGCGGGAAGGCAATACGTTACGGTTAAAGGATGGCAGTGAGTTTGATCTATCTGCCTTCAAGCATATTTATGTAGTAGGAGCGGGGAAAGCAACTGCACCCATGGCAAAGGCGGTTGAGGATATTTTGGGCGATAGTATAACGCAAGGGGTCATTGTTGTAAAATATGGGTACCGTGAAAAGCTTTCCCATATTGCCCTTCGTGAAGCAGCTCATCCTGTGCCGGATGAAAATGGATTGAAAGCCTCTCAGGAGATCATTGATCTTTTAGGAAAAGCAGGTGAAAATGACCTTGTAATATCGTGCATTTCAGGTGGAGGATCGGCACTGTTGCCATATCCGGTGAAACCCATTACACTTGCTGAAAAGCAGGATTTAACCCAAAGGCTATTAAAAAGCGGAGCTACAATTAAGGAATTAAATATTGTGCGCAAACACCTATCAAGAACAAAAGGTGGTAACTTAGCGCTGGCAGCATATCCCGCAACAGTGATAAACCTCATGATGTCAGATGTAGTGGGTGATGACATGGACATCATTGCATCAGGGCCATTTGTTCCTGATGAAAGTACTTATGCAGAAGCCCTTTCCATTTTGCAGCGGTATAAGCTGGAAAAAGTGGTTGCCCCGTCAATAATTCATCATATTGAAAAAGGGGTAAATGGTGAAGTTCCTGAAACTCCCAAAGACAAACATATATTTGAAAAAGTTCACAATAGTATTATTGCTTCAAATATCATTGCATGCATGGCAGCATACAAAAAGGCATGTGATCTGGGATATAATTCACTCATTTTATCTTCAATGATAGAAGGAGATACTTGCCAGGTTGCAGGTTTACATAGTGCCATAGCTCATGAAATTATTAAAACCGGCAATCCACTTAAAAAACCTGCATGTATCATCAGTGGAGGTGAAACCACGGTAGTAGTAAAAGGTTCAGGACTGGGTGGTCGTAATATGGAATTTGCAATACAGATAGCACGGTTAATTGAAGATACATCAATTATTGCTGCAAGTGTGGGAACTGATGGTACTGATGGGCCAACCGATGCAGCAGGTGCACTGGCTGATGGAACAACAGTGAAAAAAGCACAACACCTTGGATTGAATATAGATGATTATATCAATAATAGTGATTCATACCACTTTTTTGAAAAACTGGGTGATTTAATCAAAACAGGCCCAACTAATACCAATGTGATGGATGTAAGAATTATTATTGTAGTATAA
- a CDS encoding IMP cyclohydrolase, translating into MEDLKKAYRTIMDDHFPDTMSITFGNQTLVYRKRTWKINDEGQLIEKGLRYGENPGQEAALYELVNGNLVLGDCAFITPGHSLVSGIDESMMLQFGKHPGKINFTDIDNALNILKYLMKKPAAVIVKHNNPCGVAYGLTIADAYNRANRADRIAAFGGCVAFNRAVDKETAQLISANYLEVLVAPDFEPGVMDILSKKKDLRIVQIKRIDRLEEYKTMRFVDFKSLIDGGIIVQQSPINIVNKKEDLKPAQAEYKGQLYKIDRLPTEKEYEDLLFGWFVEQGVTSNSVLYVKDGVTVGIGTGEQDRVGVAEIAVQKAYTKYADILCFDKYGISYYQLALEVEKGIRKEADKIEIDEATKVAKGGLIGASMVSDAFFPFRDGVDVGIKQGITAIVQPGGSIRDWESIMACNEANPKVAMVFTGQRAFKH; encoded by the coding sequence GCATTACCTTTGGCAATCAAACACTTGTATATAGAAAGCGAACATGGAAGATTAATGATGAAGGGCAGCTCATTGAAAAGGGTTTACGCTACGGCGAAAATCCCGGGCAGGAAGCGGCATTATATGAGCTTGTCAATGGTAATCTTGTATTGGGCGATTGTGCGTTCATTACACCGGGGCATTCGCTGGTAAGCGGCATTGATGAATCAATGATGCTTCAGTTTGGAAAGCATCCTGGCAAGATTAATTTTACTGATATTGACAATGCACTCAATATATTAAAATACCTGATGAAAAAACCTGCAGCAGTTATTGTAAAACATAACAATCCCTGTGGCGTTGCGTATGGCTTAACAATTGCAGATGCATACAACAGGGCAAACAGGGCTGACCGCATAGCAGCATTTGGCGGCTGTGTTGCATTTAACAGAGCTGTCGACAAAGAGACTGCACAGCTTATTTCAGCTAATTATTTGGAAGTACTGGTTGCTCCTGATTTTGAGCCAGGGGTTATGGATATCCTTTCAAAGAAAAAAGACCTGCGTATAGTGCAGATAAAACGAATAGACAGACTGGAAGAATATAAAACCATGCGGTTTGTTGATTTCAAGTCGCTCATTGATGGCGGAATTATTGTGCAGCAATCGCCCATAAATATTGTTAATAAAAAGGAAGACTTGAAGCCTGCACAGGCGGAATATAAGGGTCAGCTGTACAAAATTGACAGGCTACCAACTGAAAAAGAATATGAAGATTTATTGTTTGGCTGGTTTGTGGAACAGGGTGTTACTTCTAATTCGGTATTATATGTCAAAGATGGTGTTACTGTAGGGATTGGTACTGGTGAACAGGACAGGGTAGGTGTTGCTGAAATTGCTGTTCAAAAGGCGTATACTAAATATGCTGATATACTCTGTTTTGATAAATATGGTATTTCATACTATCAGTTAGCACTTGAAGTTGAAAAAGGAATACGTAAAGAAGCTGATAAAATTGAGATAGATGAAGCAACAAAAGTAGCAAAAGGCGGGCTTATTGGTGCAAGTATGGTTTCGGATGCATTCTTTCCCTTCAGAGATGGTGTTGATGTGGGTATAAAACAGGGGATTACTGCAATTGTACAGCCTGGTGGCTCAATACGTGATTGGGAAAGCATTATGGCCTGTAATGAAGCAAATCCAAAAGTTGCAATGGTATTTACAGGGCAGAGAGCGTTTAAGCATTAA
- the rlmB gene encoding 23S rRNA (guanosine(2251)-2'-O)-methyltransferase RlmB → MDTQIVAGRKVVLEYLSTLEGDATLYVSESAHGKIIDVIISAAHSKHIPVQKVNKSWFALHCDTNHQGVALVMNYCPKKEEKQFELKTIASSHGVIVACDEITDPHNIGSIIRTTEALGGSAVVVTKAHAPQITPTIIKASAGATAHIPVHQVPNLARFLDEAKKAGFWVIGTSDRGTQPISSIATYKPAIVVIGSEGSGMRQLTQSLCDVIVCIPLKGKVLSLNASVACGIVLWELLKE, encoded by the coding sequence GTGGATACTCAAATCGTAGCAGGCCGCAAGGTGGTACTTGAATACCTTTCCACCCTCGAGGGGGATGCAACACTGTATGTGTCTGAATCCGCACACGGAAAAATCATCGACGTTATTATTTCTGCGGCCCACAGTAAACATATTCCCGTACAGAAGGTAAATAAAAGCTGGTTTGCTTTGCACTGTGATACCAATCATCAGGGTGTTGCTCTTGTCATGAACTATTGCCCCAAAAAGGAAGAAAAACAATTTGAGTTAAAAACAATTGCTTCCAGTCACGGTGTTATTGTGGCCTGTGATGAGATAACCGATCCGCACAATATTGGCTCCATCATCCGCACAACCGAGGCCCTTGGCGGCAGTGCAGTAGTTGTAACAAAAGCACATGCACCCCAGATTACACCAACCATCATCAAAGCATCAGCGGGGGCTACGGCTCATATCCCGGTCCACCAGGTACCTAACTTAGCACGATTCTTAGATGAAGCTAAAAAGGCAGGATTCTGGGTTATTGGAACAAGCGACAGGGGCACTCAACCAATCAGTTCTATTGCTACCTATAAACCTGCAATTGTAGTCATTGGCAGCGAAGGAAGCGGCATGCGTCAGCTAACGCAAAGCTTGTGCGATGTCATTGTATGCATTCCACTGAAAGGTAAAGTATTATCACTTAACGCATCGGTTGCTTGCGGTATTGTGTTGTGGGAACTATTAAAAGAATAA
- the cysS gene encoding cysteine--tRNA ligase, translating to MALKIFNTLTRRLEPFIPGGVPKDNIEDYPPVTIYSCGPTVYSYAHIGNFRTFVFNDFLRRYLKFRGFKVNHAMNITDVDDKTIAGALKDGITLKEYTDKYTHIFFDDLRTLNIEPVEHYPRATESIDAMIDIITHLDKKGLIYEKDGSIYFSIAKFHRYGRLSNVTNMDIKAGARYDADEYSKEDVRDFALWKAPKDNEPYWDTPFGKGRPGWHIECSAMVRKIFGTTIDIHTGGVDLIFPHHENEIAQSEAAYDEPFVRYWIHVEHLLVEGSKMSKSLGNFYTLRDLLDKGYSPRAIRYLLLTAHYRKQLNFTFDGLNQATQALLRIDNLIARLGDINHDAPINQQVIDRCNALLHTFTETVDDDLNIAGGIGVFFDFVHDINTMIDTGAIHKTDAAHVISVIKKIDTVFGFIFFPEIINISKEEIEALIAERNKARKEKNFAKADAIRDELLQKGIIVQDTKEGTRWILKS from the coding sequence GTGGCACTTAAAATATTCAATACACTTACCCGACGTCTTGAACCATTTATACCTGGTGGTGTACCAAAAGACAACATAGAAGATTATCCGCCTGTTACCATATATTCGTGCGGCCCCACTGTGTATAGCTATGCACATATAGGCAACTTCCGCACTTTTGTGTTTAACGACTTTTTGCGGCGCTATCTTAAATTCAGAGGCTTTAAGGTTAATCACGCCATGAATATCACAGACGTTGATGACAAAACAATAGCAGGTGCACTGAAAGATGGCATAACACTTAAGGAATATACTGACAAATATACCCATATATTCTTTGATGACCTGAGAACCCTTAACATTGAACCCGTTGAGCATTATCCCCGTGCTACTGAATCCATTGATGCTATGATAGATATCATAACCCATCTGGACAAAAAAGGGCTTATCTATGAAAAAGATGGTTCCATCTACTTCAGTATTGCAAAATTCCACCGGTATGGGCGCTTAAGCAATGTTACCAATATGGATATTAAAGCTGGTGCCCGCTATGATGCTGATGAATACAGCAAAGAGGATGTGCGTGACTTTGCACTGTGGAAAGCACCAAAAGACAATGAACCATACTGGGATACCCCGTTTGGCAAAGGAAGACCTGGATGGCATATTGAATGTTCAGCAATGGTGCGCAAAATCTTTGGCACCACTATTGACATTCACACAGGGGGCGTTGATTTAATTTTCCCGCATCATGAAAATGAGATAGCTCAGAGTGAAGCAGCTTACGATGAGCCATTTGTGCGCTACTGGATTCATGTTGAGCACCTGCTTGTAGAAGGCTCAAAGATGTCAAAGTCACTGGGCAATTTTTATACCCTGCGCGATTTGCTTGATAAAGGGTATAGCCCACGAGCAATCCGCTACCTGCTTTTAACCGCGCATTACCGTAAACAGCTCAATTTTACATTTGATGGGCTTAATCAAGCAACTCAGGCATTGCTAAGAATTGATAACCTCATTGCACGACTTGGTGACATTAACCATGATGCGCCTATCAATCAACAGGTTATTGATAGATGCAATGCATTGTTACACACATTCACCGAAACCGTTGATGATGATCTGAATATTGCCGGAGGTATTGGTGTGTTCTTTGATTTTGTCCATGACATAAATACAATGATCGATACCGGCGCAATACATAAAACCGATGCAGCGCATGTAATAAGCGTAATAAAAAAAATAGACACAGTATTTGGATTTATTTTCTTCCCTGAAATTATTAATATAAGTAAAGAAGAAATTGAAGCCCTTATTGCAGAACGTAACAAAGCTCGTAAAGAAAAAAATTTTGCAAAAGCTGATGCCATCCGTGACGAGCTTCTGCAAAAAGGGATTATAGTACAGGATACCAAAGAAGGTACACGGTGGATACTCAAATCGTAG
- a CDS encoding trypsin-like peptidase domain-containing protein, giving the protein MTKLYAIIVIIFSLSPAYAQDAVSEKFIAAAQKASPSVVSIQVFVVEKGHYRKVGYASGTILSSKGYVVTNYHVVSKGTVYQINLADGTECEIESFSDGSIYRVDEKTDIALLKVRHPTANQLQAIEFEDEKVYPGQWVLAIGNPFGLQQSVTGGIVSSVGRSDIGFADIEDYIQTDVPINPGNSGGPLVSLNGKLVGINTAIRTQTGGYQGISFAIPASIVKQVVGELIQYGRVRRGWLGFLVQEKFIKDGTQTQVEIISVVEGSPASRAGIEVGDIVRRVDGVPIKKISDLVKSIHAKQVGSPVELVIARDGQLITYNFVLQEKTTAKKSNQWLTALQSSYGITVDDSRNGVVIVEVLQFGLAYNVLKKGDIIQSIDGVRIASLQDVIALLKKNNGVIQNCIVLRGGRVIRCSFNSQEVD; this is encoded by the coding sequence GTGACAAAACTATATGCAATTATCGTAATAATTTTTTCTTTATCACCTGCTTATGCACAGGACGCAGTCAGTGAAAAATTCATTGCTGCTGCACAAAAAGCAAGCCCATCAGTGGTGAGTATACAGGTATTTGTTGTTGAAAAAGGGCATTATAGAAAAGTTGGTTATGCATCGGGCACTATACTTTCATCAAAAGGGTATGTTGTTACCAACTATCATGTTGTTTCCAAGGGTACTGTATATCAGATTAATTTAGCAGATGGCACTGAATGTGAAATTGAATCATTTTCTGACGGAAGTATCTATAGGGTGGATGAAAAAACGGATATTGCACTGTTAAAGGTACGGCATCCCACCGCAAATCAATTACAGGCAATAGAGTTTGAAGATGAAAAGGTATATCCCGGCCAATGGGTGCTGGCAATAGGTAATCCTTTTGGGTTGCAACAGTCGGTAACAGGTGGTATTGTATCATCGGTTGGACGCAGTGACATTGGCTTTGCTGATATAGAAGACTATATCCAGACTGATGTACCTATTAATCCGGGTAATTCGGGTGGGCCCCTTGTGTCACTTAACGGAAAGCTTGTTGGCATCAATACTGCAATACGAACGCAGACAGGCGGATATCAGGGAATAAGTTTTGCCATTCCTGCTTCCATTGTTAAACAGGTTGTTGGTGAACTCATACAATATGGCAGAGTACGCCGTGGCTGGCTTGGATTTTTAGTTCAGGAAAAATTCATAAAAGATGGCACACAAACGCAGGTTGAAATTATATCGGTTGTTGAAGGTTCACCCGCTTCCCGTGCAGGTATAGAAGTTGGTGATATTGTACGCAGGGTTGATGGTGTACCGATAAAAAAAATTTCAGACCTGGTGAAATCAATTCATGCTAAACAGGTGGGCTCACCCGTTGAATTAGTTATTGCACGGGATGGGCAGTTGATAACATATAATTTTGTGTTACAGGAAAAAACGACTGCTAAAAAAAGTAACCAATGGCTTACTGCATTGCAGTCCAGTTATGGAATAACCGTGGATGATTCCCGCAATGGTGTGGTTATTGTAGAAGTTCTTCAGTTTGGGCTTGCTTACAATGTATTAAAAAAAGGTGATATCATACAGTCAATTGATGGTGTACGTATTGCATCGTTACAGGACGTGATTGCACTATTGAAAAAAAATAATGGAGTAATCCAAAATTGTATTGTACTGCGAGGCGGCAGGGTTATACGATGTTCCTTTAATTCACAGGAAGTTGATTAA
- a CDS encoding glycosyltransferase, with the protein MEYSTALRPFIIKRLEQIKKADILIGIPCFNNEATIANVMTMVSDGLFTYYKDLRPVIFVSDGGSTDDTRDIAQSIELKPWQERIIQIYRGIAGKGSAFRAIFEAAKILNVEACMVVDSDLRSISPQWVQRLLSPVLEKKYEFVAPVYTRYKYDGTITNNIVYNIIRAVFGKRIRQPIGGDFTFSNRLAQLYLDKPVWSTDIARFGIDIFMTVNAIVSHVEVCQANLGVKIHDAKDPAQSLGPMFVQVIGTLFRLMEHYEPYWKNIEGSKPVHTFGDIDMLEPEAIEVNLQRLVDEYKTGFMQFNALYKEMFSNQVFAALNNSAQMDVKSFNMPVEIWVKIVYELAAIYHTWQINKVRLINLMVPLYFGRIASFINETLSMNSFEAEELVEQQAVVFEQYKSYLMEKWQATGKNIEI; encoded by the coding sequence ATGGAATACTCAACAGCATTACGTCCGTTTATCATCAAACGGCTTGAACAAATAAAGAAAGCAGATATCCTTATTGGCATACCATGCTTTAATAATGAAGCAACCATTGCCAATGTCATGACCATGGTAAGTGATGGGCTATTTACCTATTACAAAGACTTGCGGCCAGTAATCTTTGTATCTGATGGTGGTTCCACTGATGATACACGGGATATTGCCCAATCAATTGAATTAAAACCGTGGCAGGAGCGCATTATTCAGATTTATCGGGGTATTGCAGGGAAGGGATCTGCGTTCAGAGCAATTTTTGAAGCGGCAAAAATTCTTAATGTGGAAGCATGTATGGTGGTTGATTCTGACCTGCGCAGTATTTCTCCGCAGTGGGTTCAGCGGTTACTATCGCCCGTACTTGAAAAAAAATATGAATTTGTAGCACCTGTATATACACGGTACAAATATGACGGTACTATCACCAATAATATTGTGTATAATATAATACGTGCGGTATTTGGCAAACGCATACGCCAGCCCATAGGTGGTGACTTTACGTTTTCAAATAGGCTGGCGCAGTTGTATTTAGATAAGCCGGTGTGGTCCACCGACATTGCGCGGTTTGGTATTGATATATTCATGACTGTCAATGCAATCGTAAGCCACGTAGAAGTGTGTCAGGCAAATTTAGGAGTAAAAATACATGATGCCAAAGATCCGGCGCAATCGTTGGGTCCAATGTTTGTACAGGTTATAGGGACACTCTTCAGGCTTATGGAGCACTATGAGCCATACTGGAAAAATATTGAAGGTAGCAAACCGGTGCACACCTTTGGTGATATTGATATGCTTGAACCTGAGGCAATCGAAGTTAATCTGCAGCGTCTTGTTGATGAATATAAAACAGGCTTTATGCAGTTTAATGCTCTGTATAAAGAGATGTTCAGTAACCAGGTGTTTGCAGCACTTAACAATTCAGCTCAAATGGATGTAAAAAGTTTTAACATGCCCGTTGAAATATGGGTTAAGATTGTATATGAGCTTGCAGCAATTTACCATACCTGGCAAATTAATAAGGTACGGCTTATAAATCTTATGGTGCCGCTGTATTTTGGACGCATAGCGTCATTCATTAATGAAACGCTTTCTATGAATTCATTTGAAGCTGAAGAATTGGTGGAACAGCAGGCTGTAGTGTTTGAGCAGTATAAATCCTATTTAATGGAAAAGTGGCAGGCAACAGGGAAAAATATTGAAATATGA